In one Myxocyprinus asiaticus isolate MX2 ecotype Aquarium Trade chromosome 1, UBuf_Myxa_2, whole genome shotgun sequence genomic region, the following are encoded:
- the sox32 gene encoding SRY-box transcription factor 32, with amino-acid sequence MYLDQMLPELEMGPTTMMLEGQQCHYAPPQLNETRRAAHCPASGPSSPVSLGSESSCSSPEAKSAAETRVRRPLNAFIIWTKEERRRLAQLNPDLENTDLSKILGKTWKSMSLAEKRPYMQEAERLRIQHTIDYPNYKYRPRRRKCNKRSKTPPRDTTTSPNSSFHPSYMFQSQVPQHPYNHQHSYDRINSYNLPHSGFALQNYSSSFHHGAPSSNGDAMFPSSASLHPQNSSSVHLPLAAYSFSQHAMQQNGVEPHDWRGTEVCTCVLCLGGPSLEFYLEQVRSDMLDQLDRSEFDQYLNPALPDHNKE; translated from the exons ATGTATCTCGACCAGATGCTCCCCGAACTCGAAATGGGCCCCACAACAATGATGCTCGAGGGTCAACAGTGCCATTACGCGCCACCTCAGCTGAATGAGACGCGCAGGGCGGCTCATTGCCCCGCGTCGGGTCCATCAAGCCCGGTGTCGTTAGGCTCTGAATCCAGCTGTTCAAGCCCGGAAGCGAAATCGGCTGCGGAAACTCGAGTGAGACGCCCTCTAAACGCGTTCATCATTTGGACCAAGGAGGAGCGCAGACGCCTTGCGCAGCTGAACCCCGACCTGGAGAACACTGACCTCAGTAAAATCCTCG GTAAGACATGGAAGTCCATGTCTCTGGCAGAGAAGCGTCCCTACATGCAAGAAGCGGAAAGACTACGAATCCAGCACACCATCGACTACCCCAACTACAAATACAGGCCCCGTCGGCGAAAGTGCAACAAGCGTAGCAAGACACCTCCAAGAGACACCACCACTTCTCCAAATAGCTCCTTTCACCCCAGCTACATGTTCCAAAGCCAAGTCCCACAGCATCCATACAATCATCAGCACTCATACGACCGAATAAACTCCTATAATCTCCCACACAGTGGCTTTGCATTACAAAACTACTCTTCATCATTCCACCATGGAGCACCATCATCAAATGGAGATGCAATGTTCCCCAGCAGTGCATCATTACATCCTCAGAATTCATCTTCAGTACATCTACCCCTGGCTGCATACTCATTTTCACAGCATGCCATGCAGCAGAATGGGGTGGAGCCCCATGATTGGCGGGGAACGGAGGTGTGCACATGTGTACTTTGTTTGGGCGGACCTTCTCTGGAGTTCTATCTAGAACAGGTGAGATCAGACATGCTGGATCAGCTTGACCGCAGTGAATTCGACCAGTACCTCAATCCAGCGCTGCCAGACCACAACAAAGAGTGA